From Dreissena polymorpha isolate Duluth1 chromosome 15, UMN_Dpol_1.0, whole genome shotgun sequence, a single genomic window includes:
- the LOC127860377 gene encoding uncharacterized protein LOC127860377 isoform X2 yields MERKNKNLDRGRGKQERHDSRDNRSRHDGDKDRERDCMGRVSNRRERYASNSSSNSSSSDSEDNVLRGSHDRKFKRHPEYDRQHSRNSQDDNDERKNQSRDTRYSLDQDSRRVSTDKDPSSKKKKQSDRPPSRGSIGDRPAPSNKRQNGRSGQNASNITDRTDKGREKQERRDSRDNRSRHDGGKKRERDCMGRDSNRRERYASKSSSTSSGSDSEDTELRGSHDRKDKRHPEYDRQHSRNSRDDNDERNSLSRDTSYSLDQDSRRVSTDKDQSSNKKKQSDRPPSRGSIGDRPAPSNKRRNGRSGQNANNITDRTDSGQYRPTGAVHQQQQSPHNLPAAQQQQSTFNMPPAQQQQHSPYNMPPTLHQQSPYNMPPTQQQNSPYNMHQHQQQQYPHTMAYPQQHSPYNMPTLQQQPALAAFASGPTPHPVFANGPPPQQHTNQFVGNATYPIQPSPPSLLGIPTPPFTGSGQMYRTPSQVDVSNNENESGYKYNSRNPATKEKQGKRKPKSGGGKDTKTKDDDKNRGGTKDIENPSGGGKMYRTPSRVDISKDENKSRDNHNTRNHGQKINKGQQNYRTDRGQDMKTNDNRNYRSGTKEMTSEDSQAVPDEEARLIRDVFNYMVKHFNGSGSPENIRRESGLFPTDFDVVDWFKKKREFTTLGKDGNVITVNVCKKSIQYCFNYIKRSGCNDSKCKHFHLCKDFLSGSCCFSVKCNFSHNAKDSRNIIAARRYGIDQFSNEEIINVLALRFPHVCQEWAKAGSCPNSICFNLHVCPGYINGQCKDQNCPKCHDRTSLHNDPIVSAYEMKTWNETFFRKAVYLIRENENKEDAPEIDHDDTAIEPNKEVKLTQDVFQFIVKNFDGSGSPEDIRRESGLFPTDFDVSDWFKKNKQFAAFEKDGKVISVTVCRKDVSYCFSYIKQTGCANEICRRFHVCKDFLCGYCCFGDNCHYKHSVTDKQNIMAAQKCGLDNFTNEEIVCILKRRYPHVCKEWVKSETCPASFCNDLHICPGYINGKCHEYNCSKSHDRMSPHNGRIVNAYGLAKTDEQYFRKAVYLVRNREVASGVEENLDLLNTDIAGQKSICTAFLVGDCKKKGCKQIHSDLPYIWQVKLWDEWRKFSCQETVEELFSKPDKNATNQIVYNDLTGDCRSATFNIIFEPLHATCIDSTGKRTIIEVRRLSTKSYAFGKALGSEPFRTEWRWYLEFTPGEWHLMEPDYLQLTVETKYLAKQVTWLYTRENFKSKYQLNFDRNDQLNLGSQVCRNIRRRPLFVSENDVKQQISPSKLTATPSAQVDLPCGWVPWDYFQSFEWVKLSLKDDDYKRVSENFYKTLDPSKQIIDDIFRVQNHVLWSTFSNHLERVMKPKKIRLGDLSPVTTLDLYHGTDNLEAVRGISINSFDSRTSGKNMTRFGDGAYFATDAKYSHEYTKGPHRFMFQAKVLVGEATEGKPEYRRPPSRPGMDHELYDSCVDVLKNPRTYVLWEKAQCYPEFIIHYHSIGDLKNTPAQDATELTSCCLL; encoded by the exons AtggaaaggaaaaataaaaatttaGACAGAGGACGGGGAAAGCAAGAACGACATGATAGCAGAGATAATCGTAGCAGACATGATGGCGACAAAGACAGAGAGCGTGATTGCATGGGACGCGTTAGCAATCGCAGAGAGAGATATGCAAGTAACAGTAGCTCAAATAGTTCAAGTAGTGATAGTGAAGATAACGTATTACGCGGCAGTCATGACAGAAAATTCAAAAGACATCCAGAATATGACAGACAACATAGCAGAAACAGTCAAGACGACAACGATGAACGGAAAAACCAAAGTCGCGACACACGCTACAGTCTTGATCAAGATTCGAGACGTGTAAGCACAGATAAAGATCcgtccagtaaaaaaaagaagcaaagtgaCCGCCCACCAAGCCGAGGCTCCATAGGAGACAGGCCAGCGCCATCTAACAAACGACAGAATGGTAGAAGCGGACAAAACGCAAGCAACATAACTGATAGAACTG ACAAAGGGCGAGAAAAGCAAGAACGACGTGATAGCAGAGATAATCGTAGCAGACATGATGGCGGCAAAAAAAGAGAGCGTGATTGCATGGGACGCGATAGCAATCGCAGAGAAAGATATGCAAGTAAAAGTAGCTCAACTAGTTCAGGTAGTGATAGTGAAGATACCGAATTACGCGGCAGTCATGACAGAAAAGACAAACGACATCCAGAATATGACAGACAACATAGTAGAAACAGTCGAGACGACAACGATGAACGGAACAGCCTTAGTCGCGACACAAGCTACAGTCTTGATCAAGATTCGAGACGTGTAAGCACAGATAAAGATCAGTCCagtaataaaaagaagcaaagtgacCGCCCACCAAGCCGAGGCTCCATAGGCGACAGGCCAGCTCCATCTAACAAACGACGGAATGGTAGAAGCGGACAAAACGCAAACAACATAACTGATAGAACTG attcaGGCCAGTACAGACCCACAGGTGCTGTCCATCAACAACAGCAATCACCCCACAATTTACCCGCAGCTCAACAGCAACAATCAACGTTCAATATGCCTCcagcacaacaacaacaacactcccCGTAC AATATGCCCCCAACTCTACACCAACAATCCCCGTACAATATGCCTCCAACTCAACAACAAAATTCACCGTACAATATGCATCAACATCAACAACAGCAATATCCGCACACTATGGCTTATCCTCAACAACATTCCCCGTACAATATGCCTACACTACAACAACAACCTGCGTTAGCGGCTTTTGCGAGTGGCCCGACTCCACACCCGGTTTTTGCGAATGGCCCACCTCCACAACAACATACGAACCAGTTTGTTGGTAACG CCACGTATCCAATTCAACCAAGCCCTCCTAGTTTGTTAGGTATTCCTACTCCTCCATTTACTGGCAGCGGTCAAATGTACAGAACACCTAGTCAGGTGGATGTGTCGAACAACGAAAATGAATCTGGATACAAGTACAACTCAAGAAACCCTGCAACTAAAGAGAAACAGGGCAAAAGAAAACCTAAAAGCGGTGGAGGTAAAGATACGAAAACAAAGGATGATGACAAAAACCGAGGCGGTACGAAAGATATTGAGAACCCTTCTGGTGGCGGTAAAATGTATAGAACCCCTAGCCGTGTTGATATTTCAAAAGACGAAAATAAATCCAGAGACAATCACAACACAAGAAACCAtggacaaaaaataaataaaggccAACAGAATTATAGGACTGATAGGGGTCAAGATATGAAAACAAATGACAATCGCAACTACCGAAGCGGTACGAAAGAAATGACCTCGGAAGACAGTCAGGCTGTACCAGATGAAGAGGCTAGGCTGATAAGAGATGTTTTTAACTACATGGTGAAGCACTTTAATGGAAGTGGATCTCCGGAAAATATTCGCCGGGAATCCGGACTGTTTCCGACCGATTTTGATGTTGTTGACTGGTTCAAAAAGAAAAGAGAATTTACTACTTTGGGCAAAGATGGAAACGTCATTACAGTAAATGTCTGCAAAAAAAGTATCCAGTACTGTTTCAATTACATCAAAAGGTCTGGCTGTAACGACAGCAAATGCAAACATTTCCATCTTTGCAAAGATTTCCTCAGCGGTAGCTGTTGTTTTAGCGTGAAATGCAACTTTAGTCACAACGCAAAAGATAGCCGAAATATCATAGCTGCAAGGCGATATGGTATAGACCAATTTTCAAACGAAGAAATAATCAATGTCCTTGCTCTGCGGTTTCCACATGTTTGCCAGGAATGGGCTAAAGCAGGGTCTTGTCCTAACAGCATATGCTTTAACTTGCACGTTTGTCCTGGCTACATAAATGGGCAATGCAAAGATCAAAACTGCCCCAAATGTCATGATCGCACTTCACTGCACAACGACCCCATAGTCTCTGCCTATGAAATGAAAACATGGAATGAGACATTTTTTCGGAAAGCAGTGTATTTAATTCGGGAAAATGAGAACAAAGAAGACGCACCGGAAATTG ATCACGATGACACAGCAATTGAACCGAATAAAGAAGTGAAGCTAACGCAAGACGTTTTTCAGTTCATTGTCAAAAATTTTGACGGCAGTGGTTCACCCGAAGATATTCGCAGAGAATCGGGACTGTTTCCGACTGATTTTGACGTTTCTGATTGGTTCAAGAAGAATAAACAATTTGCTGCTTTCGAAAAGGATGGCAAAGTTATATCGGTTACGGTATGCAGAAAAGACGTATCGTATTGTTTCAGCTACATTAAACAAACCGGATGTGCCAACGAAATTTGCAGAAGATTTCATGTTTGCAAAGATTTTCTTTGTGGCTACTGCTGTTTTGGAGATAATTGCCATTACAAGCATAGTGTAacagataaacaaaatattatggcAGCCCAGAAATGTGGCTTAGATAATTTTACAAACGAAGAAATCGTGTGCATTCTTAAACGAAGATATCCACATGTTTGCAAGGAATGGGTGAAAAGTGAAACATGTCCAGCCAGTTTTTGCAATGATTTGCATATTTGTCCAGGCTACATCAATGGAAAGTGCCATGAATACAACTGCTCGAAGAGTCATGACCGAATGTCGCCGCACAATGGTCGCATAGTCAATGCCTACGGCCTGGCTAAGACTGATGAACAATATTTCCGAAAGGCGGTATATTTAGTTCGTAATAGAGAAGTTGCTTCAGGTGTCGAAGAAAACCTAGACTTGCTGAACACAG atattgcCGGACAAAAATCCATTTGCACAGCGTTCCTTGTGGGTGACTGCAAGAAAAAGGGATGCAAACAGATCCACTCAGATCTTCCTTACATATGGCAGGTGAAGCTCTGGGATGAGTGGAGGAAGTTTTCATGCCAAGAAACTGTCGAAGAACTGTTTTCCAAACCAGATAAGAATGCAACGAATCAAATTGTGTACAATGATTTG ACAGGGGACTGTAGGTCTGCTACATTCAATATTATATTCGAACCCCTGCACGCCACGTGTATTGACTCAACCGGTAAAAGAACGATTATCGAAGTTCGCAGATTATCGACAAAATCATATGCGTTCGGGAAAGCGCTAGGCTCAGAACCGTTCAGAACTGAATGGAGGTGGTACTTAGAATTTACTCCCGGCGAATGGCACCTTATGGAACCG GATTATCTCCAACTGACGGTGGAGACAAAATATTTAGCGAAGCAGGTAACATGGCTGTATACGCGAGAGAACTTTAAATCCAAGTACCAACTGAACTTTGATCGCAATGATCAGTTAAACCTTGGCTCTCAAGTCTGCAGAAATATTCGACGAAGACCGCTGTTTGTTTCAGAAAATGACGTGAAACAGCAAATAAG CCCAAGCAAACTAACTGCTACGCCGTCGGCGCAAGTAGACCTTCCGTGCGGATGGGTACCATGGGACTACTTTCAATCGTTTGAATGGGTGAAACTCTCCTTGAAAGACGATGATTATAAGCGGGTTTCGGAGAATTTCTATAAGACGCTGGATCCAAGCAAACAGATCATAGACGATATCTTCCGTGTACAGAATCATGTGTTGTGGTCAACATTCAGCAA TCACTTGGAGAGGGTAATGAAGCCAAAGAAGATACGACTTGGCGACCTTTCCCCGGTGACTACGCTGGACCTGTATCATGGCACAGACAACCTGGAAGCCGTGCGAGGCATCAGCATCAACAGCTTCGACTCGAGGACGTCGGGCAAAAACATGACGCGATTCGGCGACGGAGCATACTTCGCAACAGACGCCAAGTACTCGCATGAATACACCAAAGGTCCGCACAGGTTTATGTTCCAAGCCAAGGTGTTGGTCGGAGAAGCCACAGAAGGGAAACCAGAATATCGACGACCACCAAGCAGGCCGGGCATGGATCATGAGTTGTATGACTCGTGTGTGGATGTGCTGAAGAATCCGAGGACATATGTCTTGTGGGAGAAAGCCCAATGCTACCCGGAGTTCATCATACACTACCACAGCATCGGCGACCTGAAGAACACACCGGCTCAAGATGCTACTGAACTTACGTCTTGTTGCCTGTTGTAG
- the LOC127860377 gene encoding uncharacterized protein LOC127860377 isoform X4, which produces MERKNKNLDRGRGKQERHDSRDNRSRHDGDKDRERDCMGRVSNRRERYASNSSSNSSSSDSEDNVLRGSHDRKFKRHPEYDRQHSRNSQDDNDERKNQSRDTRYSLDQDSRRVSTDKDPSSKKKKQSDRPPSRGSIGDRPAPSNKRQNGRSGQNASNITDRTDSGQYRPTGAVHQQQQSPHNLPAAQQQQSTFNMPPAQQQQHSPYLLPTPPQEQSPYNLPTPKQQQSPYNEPSPPQQQSLYNLPSPPQQQYPHNLPTPQQQQSLYNMPPTLHQQSPYNMPPTQQQNSPYNMHQHQQQQYPHTMAYPQQHSPYNMPTLQQQPALAAFASGPTPHPVFANGPPPQQHTNQFVGNATYPIQPSPPSLLGIPTPPFTGSGQMYRTPSQVDVSNNENESGYKYNSRNPATKEKQGKRKPKSGGGKDTKTKDDDKNRGGTKDIENPSGGGKMYRTPSRVDISKDENKSRDNHNTRNHGQKINKGQQNYRTDRGQDMKTNDNRNYRSGTKEMTSEDSQAVPDEEARLIRDVFNYMVKHFNGSGSPENIRRESGLFPTDFDVVDWFKKKREFTTLGKDGNVITVNVCKKSIQYCFNYIKRSGCNDSKCKHFHLCKDFLSGSCCFSVKCNFSHNAKDSRNIIAARRYGIDQFSNEEIINVLALRFPHVCQEWAKAGSCPNSICFNLHVCPGYINGQCKDQNCPKCHDRTSLHNDPIVSAYEMKTWNETFFRKAVYLIRENENKEDAPEIDHDDTAIEPNKEVKLTQDVFQFIVKNFDGSGSPEDIRRESGLFPTDFDVSDWFKKNKQFAAFEKDGKVISVTVCRKDVSYCFSYIKQTGCANEICRRFHVCKDFLCGYCCFGDNCHYKHSVTDKQNIMAAQKCGLDNFTNEEIVCILKRRYPHVCKEWVKSETCPASFCNDLHICPGYINGKCHEYNCSKSHDRMSPHNGRIVNAYGLAKTDEQYFRKAVYLVRNREVASGVEENLDLLNTDIAGQKSICTAFLVGDCKKKGCKQIHSDLPYIWQVKLWDEWRKFSCQETVEELFSKPDKNATNQIVYNDLTGDCRSATFNIIFEPLHATCIDSTGKRTIIEVRRLSTKSYAFGKALGSEPFRTEWRWYLEFTPGEWHLMEPDYLQLTVETKYLAKQVTWLYTRENFKSKYQLNFDRNDQLNLGSQVCRNIRRRPLFVSENDVKQQISPSKLTATPSAQVDLPCGWVPWDYFQSFEWVKLSLKDDDYKRVSENFYKTLDPSKQIIDDIFRVQNHVLWSTFSNHLERVMKPKKIRLGDLSPVTTLDLYHGTDNLEAVRGISINSFDSRTSGKNMTRFGDGAYFATDAKYSHEYTKGPHRFMFQAKVLVGEATEGKPEYRRPPSRPGMDHELYDSCVDVLKNPRTYVLWEKAQCYPEFIIHYHSIGDLKNTPAQDATELTSCCLL; this is translated from the exons AtggaaaggaaaaataaaaatttaGACAGAGGACGGGGAAAGCAAGAACGACATGATAGCAGAGATAATCGTAGCAGACATGATGGCGACAAAGACAGAGAGCGTGATTGCATGGGACGCGTTAGCAATCGCAGAGAGAGATATGCAAGTAACAGTAGCTCAAATAGTTCAAGTAGTGATAGTGAAGATAACGTATTACGCGGCAGTCATGACAGAAAATTCAAAAGACATCCAGAATATGACAGACAACATAGCAGAAACAGTCAAGACGACAACGATGAACGGAAAAACCAAAGTCGCGACACACGCTACAGTCTTGATCAAGATTCGAGACGTGTAAGCACAGATAAAGATCcgtccagtaaaaaaaagaagcaaagtgaCCGCCCACCAAGCCGAGGCTCCATAGGAGACAGGCCAGCGCCATCTAACAAACGACAGAATGGTAGAAGCGGACAAAACGCAAGCAACATAACTGATAGAACTG attcaGGCCAGTACAGACCCACAGGTGCTGTCCATCAACAACAGCAATCACCCCACAATTTACCCGCAGCTCAACAGCAACAATCAACGTTCAATATGCCTCcagcacaacaacaacaacactcccCGTACCTTCTGCCCACCCCACCACAAGAACAATCTCCGTACAATCTGCCTaccccaaaacaacaacaatcccCGTACAATGAGCCTTCACCACCACAACAACAATCCCTGTACAATTTGCCTTcaccaccacaacaacaataTCCGCACAATTTACCtacaccacaacaacaacaatcccTGTACAATATGCCCCCAACTCTACACCAACAATCCCCGTACAATATGCCTCCAACTCAACAACAAAATTCACCGTACAATATGCATCAACATCAACAACAGCAATATCCGCACACTATGGCTTATCCTCAACAACATTCCCCGTACAATATGCCTACACTACAACAACAACCTGCGTTAGCGGCTTTTGCGAGTGGCCCGACTCCACACCCGGTTTTTGCGAATGGCCCACCTCCACAACAACATACGAACCAGTTTGTTGGTAACG CCACGTATCCAATTCAACCAAGCCCTCCTAGTTTGTTAGGTATTCCTACTCCTCCATTTACTGGCAGCGGTCAAATGTACAGAACACCTAGTCAGGTGGATGTGTCGAACAACGAAAATGAATCTGGATACAAGTACAACTCAAGAAACCCTGCAACTAAAGAGAAACAGGGCAAAAGAAAACCTAAAAGCGGTGGAGGTAAAGATACGAAAACAAAGGATGATGACAAAAACCGAGGCGGTACGAAAGATATTGAGAACCCTTCTGGTGGCGGTAAAATGTATAGAACCCCTAGCCGTGTTGATATTTCAAAAGACGAAAATAAATCCAGAGACAATCACAACACAAGAAACCAtggacaaaaaataaataaaggccAACAGAATTATAGGACTGATAGGGGTCAAGATATGAAAACAAATGACAATCGCAACTACCGAAGCGGTACGAAAGAAATGACCTCGGAAGACAGTCAGGCTGTACCAGATGAAGAGGCTAGGCTGATAAGAGATGTTTTTAACTACATGGTGAAGCACTTTAATGGAAGTGGATCTCCGGAAAATATTCGCCGGGAATCCGGACTGTTTCCGACCGATTTTGATGTTGTTGACTGGTTCAAAAAGAAAAGAGAATTTACTACTTTGGGCAAAGATGGAAACGTCATTACAGTAAATGTCTGCAAAAAAAGTATCCAGTACTGTTTCAATTACATCAAAAGGTCTGGCTGTAACGACAGCAAATGCAAACATTTCCATCTTTGCAAAGATTTCCTCAGCGGTAGCTGTTGTTTTAGCGTGAAATGCAACTTTAGTCACAACGCAAAAGATAGCCGAAATATCATAGCTGCAAGGCGATATGGTATAGACCAATTTTCAAACGAAGAAATAATCAATGTCCTTGCTCTGCGGTTTCCACATGTTTGCCAGGAATGGGCTAAAGCAGGGTCTTGTCCTAACAGCATATGCTTTAACTTGCACGTTTGTCCTGGCTACATAAATGGGCAATGCAAAGATCAAAACTGCCCCAAATGTCATGATCGCACTTCACTGCACAACGACCCCATAGTCTCTGCCTATGAAATGAAAACATGGAATGAGACATTTTTTCGGAAAGCAGTGTATTTAATTCGGGAAAATGAGAACAAAGAAGACGCACCGGAAATTG ATCACGATGACACAGCAATTGAACCGAATAAAGAAGTGAAGCTAACGCAAGACGTTTTTCAGTTCATTGTCAAAAATTTTGACGGCAGTGGTTCACCCGAAGATATTCGCAGAGAATCGGGACTGTTTCCGACTGATTTTGACGTTTCTGATTGGTTCAAGAAGAATAAACAATTTGCTGCTTTCGAAAAGGATGGCAAAGTTATATCGGTTACGGTATGCAGAAAAGACGTATCGTATTGTTTCAGCTACATTAAACAAACCGGATGTGCCAACGAAATTTGCAGAAGATTTCATGTTTGCAAAGATTTTCTTTGTGGCTACTGCTGTTTTGGAGATAATTGCCATTACAAGCATAGTGTAacagataaacaaaatattatggcAGCCCAGAAATGTGGCTTAGATAATTTTACAAACGAAGAAATCGTGTGCATTCTTAAACGAAGATATCCACATGTTTGCAAGGAATGGGTGAAAAGTGAAACATGTCCAGCCAGTTTTTGCAATGATTTGCATATTTGTCCAGGCTACATCAATGGAAAGTGCCATGAATACAACTGCTCGAAGAGTCATGACCGAATGTCGCCGCACAATGGTCGCATAGTCAATGCCTACGGCCTGGCTAAGACTGATGAACAATATTTCCGAAAGGCGGTATATTTAGTTCGTAATAGAGAAGTTGCTTCAGGTGTCGAAGAAAACCTAGACTTGCTGAACACAG atattgcCGGACAAAAATCCATTTGCACAGCGTTCCTTGTGGGTGACTGCAAGAAAAAGGGATGCAAACAGATCCACTCAGATCTTCCTTACATATGGCAGGTGAAGCTCTGGGATGAGTGGAGGAAGTTTTCATGCCAAGAAACTGTCGAAGAACTGTTTTCCAAACCAGATAAGAATGCAACGAATCAAATTGTGTACAATGATTTG ACAGGGGACTGTAGGTCTGCTACATTCAATATTATATTCGAACCCCTGCACGCCACGTGTATTGACTCAACCGGTAAAAGAACGATTATCGAAGTTCGCAGATTATCGACAAAATCATATGCGTTCGGGAAAGCGCTAGGCTCAGAACCGTTCAGAACTGAATGGAGGTGGTACTTAGAATTTACTCCCGGCGAATGGCACCTTATGGAACCG GATTATCTCCAACTGACGGTGGAGACAAAATATTTAGCGAAGCAGGTAACATGGCTGTATACGCGAGAGAACTTTAAATCCAAGTACCAACTGAACTTTGATCGCAATGATCAGTTAAACCTTGGCTCTCAAGTCTGCAGAAATATTCGACGAAGACCGCTGTTTGTTTCAGAAAATGACGTGAAACAGCAAATAAG CCCAAGCAAACTAACTGCTACGCCGTCGGCGCAAGTAGACCTTCCGTGCGGATGGGTACCATGGGACTACTTTCAATCGTTTGAATGGGTGAAACTCTCCTTGAAAGACGATGATTATAAGCGGGTTTCGGAGAATTTCTATAAGACGCTGGATCCAAGCAAACAGATCATAGACGATATCTTCCGTGTACAGAATCATGTGTTGTGGTCAACATTCAGCAA TCACTTGGAGAGGGTAATGAAGCCAAAGAAGATACGACTTGGCGACCTTTCCCCGGTGACTACGCTGGACCTGTATCATGGCACAGACAACCTGGAAGCCGTGCGAGGCATCAGCATCAACAGCTTCGACTCGAGGACGTCGGGCAAAAACATGACGCGATTCGGCGACGGAGCATACTTCGCAACAGACGCCAAGTACTCGCATGAATACACCAAAGGTCCGCACAGGTTTATGTTCCAAGCCAAGGTGTTGGTCGGAGAAGCCACAGAAGGGAAACCAGAATATCGACGACCACCAAGCAGGCCGGGCATGGATCATGAGTTGTATGACTCGTGTGTGGATGTGCTGAAGAATCCGAGGACATATGTCTTGTGGGAGAAAGCCCAATGCTACCCGGAGTTCATCATACACTACCACAGCATCGGCGACCTGAAGAACACACCGGCTCAAGATGCTACTGAACTTACGTCTTGTTGCCTGTTGTAG